A window of Anopheles cruzii unplaced genomic scaffold, idAnoCruzAS_RS32_06 scaffold01541_ctg1, whole genome shotgun sequence genomic DNA:
TGGcgtgtgtttgattttaattgacATTCAATTTAGCACAAATAATGGTATCAATGTGCTCCACCTTACAGAATGATTACTGCGGGCGATTCCAAGAATTATAATTCTTTTCATTCATTATAACAAAACTCATGCTAGATCGCAGTTGATCGACTACATATGTAAATTTAAAGCTACCATTAGAACTGAAGCACGAATTTTTGTCGTCCGGATCAGCCCATTCCGGACTACAACCTAATTTAAAGCATGAAATTCGATTACATCATCAAAGAACTCGCCACGAAGAACACCTCAAACATTTTCAGTtatttcaaaaattcaaaatttcttTTCCGTGCAATGTAGAATGCAATAGCAGTTTTAACGTAATAGAGCTTGCGTACAAGTTTCGCTACGAAGCATGCAAGTTGCTTGGCCAGCCACCGTCAGTTAGGGGAAAGCAGGACAAAATCAGTTACAGTCCAACGCTTGCTTTGATTCGATTATAGACGATTTCAAATGCTCAATAATTAGAAGATTGGTTGAGGGATTTTTTGCTTTATGTAAAAATATATCAAAtatgtaaaatatttattcataaaaagtCCCTAAGAGCCCGTCCACCTTTGAGTTGCAGTTGAGTTGAGTTTCCCTTTTGTTGATTGAATTGGAGACTTATTATACGTCCATTTTTACCTACCGTCCTCTTCTGTTTGCTTCCGAGCCTATACCTGGTCCTTCAGCGGGATCAAATCGAACAGATCGTCCAGGGTCATCGTGTTCAGGATGGAATCGGCAATGGGGATTCCGACCCGTTCGATAATATTCGTTACCAGCGGGGCAAAGTTCACCAGCACCGAGGGCACAATATCCTGGATGACGGCGTTGAGCAGAAGGGACAGTTCACCGCCCAGCAGCATTCCATCGATGTTGTTCTAAAGCACAAAAGCACATTCGTTTGAtgacgttttgttttccctgtTCCACATTTGTGGCAGGACAATCGATAAGACCTACCGTCAGCGAGTCCAGCCGAACGTTCGCCCTCAGCTCGGGCATCTCCAGATAGCCGCTGGGTTGCTGACGTATCAGGGCCGTACCTTGGATGCGCAAATTACGCGGGGCGACGGCAAAGTTTCCGACGCCGAACACGGGAATCAAACCGAACAGTCGTCCGTCGGCGTCGTAGTTCCCATTGGCGACGATATCCGGGAAGACGAAATCGTACGTAAATTGCATCAGCATCACATTCAGCGTGAGGGTTCCCTGGAACCGGTCCAAGCCGTCGACGAAGAGGTTGCGCAGGATCGCCGTGAAACTGGAGGATTGGAGTAGTGCGTGTCATACAGTTCACATGACAGCAACGTCACACTCCTGCGTATAACTTACTCAAGCAGTCCACCCAGAGCGAGATCCAAATCAAAGCGATCAGTTCGCAGCGGAGCCATCACCGGAATGCCACGCGCTGGGTCACCGGTGCGCAGCAACTGACGGATGTTTTCCAGCAGCTGGGCCAGCGCTTCGTCGAGCGTTGTCCGTGGAGCGGCTTCCACTTCCACCGACTGGGGTCGCTCTATGACAGCGCCATTACTGAACACTGCTGCCGCGGCTACCAACAAAATGGCTAGCTTCATCCTACGGAACAGCGGCCCGGTGTGCGATTGAAAGGGAACCCTGCACAAGGAACGAGTAGAGCCAGTTAATGGCAGAAACACTTTACATGATGGCACACAACAAACCTAAAACGTCACCAGCAGAGAAATCGTTGGCTGAGGACGGCCACACTTTGATTGAGTAGAACGTTGCAGCGGACGGTGCCTCATATTGAGGTCGATTTGGAATTCGATTTCTTATCTAGAGATTAGGCTTCCGTGTGGGTCATAGTCGTGATAGCTGATTTCGCACGCACGAAGCAGTCGGTGTCTTGAGGTTGACCGCTTATAGGGTGGTCttgattgtttattgtttatccacaaaacaaacaaacaagggCAAATGAGTTCTTCATCAGTGGAGTTCTCAAAGCAAGgtagtgtaccaatatcaaCAACATTGCTGAGAGTTTGAGATCAATCTGTGGTATCTGTAGTcgtaaaatcaaaacatttggCTGTAGGTTCCCCATCGCCATTATCGCCACTTGAAGTCGTGAATAATTCACGACTTTTGACCGTCACACAGTTCATCGATTGTTTGGGCCTTCCGGTATCTTATCGCTGCCAATCATTATCGCGTGTGGACTTTTTCCTCTGCAGCGACACGACTCTTGGCGATGGGACAAGTGAGACGAAAGGTTCCCACCGATTCTACAGTATGATCGAAGTAAAGAATTGGTCGTGGCAAGGAGTTACGACGAATTCTTCAATTGGAGTCTGCGCACTCGTCGTAGCTTTTGCTTTGATTATAGTCACTATTTATTTACCGTTTTACGTCACCTTCTTGATAAGCGAAACTAACCTATGCCCGAATAGCTCTTGTTTGGTCTTACGGGAACAACAATCCCATCAGATCTTCCATCGTGCGCGTGGCAAGGAACCGATTTGCGATCGGTACGACTAGAGCGTTCAGCAGGTTGGTCATACCGTCCGGGAAGTTGCGCAGCACCGACGGGACAATGTCCTGGATGACAGCGTTGAGCAGGTTGGACAGAtcgccaccgagcagcagacCCTGAATGTTGCTTTCTAGTCCGTCCATTTGCAGGGTGATTGAGAAGTCGGCCAACTTCAGGAACCCTTGGCCGTTGTCGGTGATCGTCGCAAAGCCGGTCGCCAAGACACCTCGCGGACGCACCTGGAAATTGCCGATGCCGAAGATGGGGATCAGTCCCCAAAGGTTCCCACTGGCGTCATAGAAACCGTGCGCGGTCAGTTCCGTAAACCGGAACTCGAACGGGAAGCGCAGCGTGGTCAGCTCGACCTGCAGCCGACCCTCGAACGTGTCCAGACCGACAATGTTCATCGGCGTGAAGCGTGCATCGAAGCTGCAGGACGTAACAATGGAACGACATGGTTTAGGGCACGAGGTTCAGAGGGTTCTACCTAGCTGCGCTATGCTTACTCCAGTAGTCCACCGAAACTCGCGTTGATGAAGAGGTTCGGATTGTTGTACGGGGCCATCACAGGGAAGCCGGTTTCTGGGTTGCCGGTGCGCAGCAGGTCACGGATGTTCTCCAAAATACGGCGCATGATCGCGTCCAGGATGATGTTTTGTCCAGCAACCTCTGTTGGCCAACACAAGGGGAAGTGTTATTGAACAgaaggcaaaacaaaccactcCGAGCCACTTACCGTTCACTCCGGTGGCCGTCAGGGCCATTAGGGCCACCACTATGAGTCCTGCGCGCATCTTGCTCGATTACTGCCCTGCAAAAGATGTTTACTAAACACGTCGGTATAAGGTGTCCCTTTTTATAAACCTCCACCACGGAGAAGGCAGTCTTCTTGGACTGGTACCTACGTTCCACCCAGACGCTGGACAAATAAACCCGCCCAGTGGCTATGGAAGGTTGTTTTATAGGTTAAGTTTATCGTGTGAtccaagaaagaaaaaaaatattgaagcTTATCACCGCAGACCTGCTAGGAGACCGGCGAACGGGCTTGGCAAGATTTGGCCACTGGGCCAGCGGCCTGCGGAGGTGGTTACAGGCTACGCTAGATAAGCT
This region includes:
- the LOC128276544 gene encoding uncharacterized protein LOC128276544 — its product is MKLAILLVAAAAVFSNGAVIERPQSVEVEAAPRTTLDEALAQLLENIRQLLRTGDPARGIPVMAPLRTDRFDLDLALGGLLDFTAILRNLFVDGLDRFQGTLTLNVMLMQFTYDFVFPDIVANGNYDADGRLFGLIPVFGVGNFAVAPRNLRIQGTALIRQQPSGYLEMPELRANVRLDSLTNNIDGMLLGGELSLLLNAVIQDIVPSVLVNFAPLVTNIIERVGIPIADSILNTMTLDDLFDLIPLKDQ
- the LOC128276545 gene encoding uncharacterized protein LOC128276545, producing the protein MRAGLIVVALMALTATGVNEVAGQNIILDAIMRRILENIRDLLRTGNPETGFPVMAPYNNPNLFINASFGGLLDFDARFTPMNIVGLDTFEGRLQVELTTLRFPFEFRFTELTAHGFYDASGNLWGLIPIFGIGNFQVRPRGVLATGFATITDNGQGFLKLADFSITLQMDGLESNIQGLLLGGDLSNLLNAVIQDIVPSVLRNFPDGMTNLLNALVVPIANRFLATRTMEDLMGLLFP